ctatctgttcccctctctatctgttcccctctctatctgttcccctctctatctgttccccagtctaacatggtgaggagggttcccctctctatctgttcccctctctatctgttcccctctctatctgttcccctctctatctgttcccctctctatctgttcccctctctatctgttcccctctctatctgttcccctctctatctgttcccctctctatctgttcccctctctatctgttcccctctctatctgttcccctctctatctgttccccagtctaacatggtgaggagggttcccctctatctgttccccctctatctgttccctctctatctgttcccccctctatctgttcccctctatctgttcccctctctatctgttcccctctctatctgtttccCAGTCTAACATGGTGAGGagggttcccctctctatctgttcccctctctatctgttcccctctctatctgttcccctctctatctgttccccagtctaacatggtgaggagggttcccctctctatctgttcccctctctatctgttcccctctctatctgtttccCAGTCTAACATGGTGAGGagggttcccctctctatctgttcccctctctatctgtttccCAGTctaacatggtgaggaggggttcCCCTCATCTGTTcccctatctgttcccctctctatctgttcccctctctatctgtttccCAGTCTAACATGGTGAGGagggttcccctctctatctgttcccctctctatctgttcccccctctatctgttcccctctatctgttcccctctctatctgttccccagtctaacgtggttcccctctctatctgttccctctctatctgttcccctctctatctgttcccctctctatctgttcccctctatctgttccctctctatctgtctcttcgtcctctctatctgttccctctctatctgttcccctctctatctgttcccctctctatctgttcctctctatctgttcctctctatctgttcctctatctgttcccctctctatctgttcccctctttatctgttcccctctctatctgttccccagtctaacatggtgaggagggttcccctctctatctgttcccctcctctatctgttcccctcctctatctgttcccctcctctatctgttcccctcctctatctgttcccctcctctatctgttcccctcctctatctgttcccctcctctatctgttcccctcctctatctgttcccctcctctttctgttctcctcctctttctgttctcctcctctatctgttcccctctctatctgttcccctctctatctgttgcccctctctatctgttgccctctctatctgttccccctctatctgttccccagtCTAACATGGTGAGAGtgggttcccctctctatctgttccctctctatctgttcccctcctctatctgtctcccctccctctatctgttcccctcctctatctgttccctcctctatctgttcccctcctctatctgttcccctcctctttctgttcccctcctctatctgttcctatctgttcccctcttatctgttctcctcctctatctgttcccctctctgtctgttcccctctatctgttccctctatctgttccctctctatctgttcccagtctctgtctgttccctctctatctgttcccctctttctgttcccctctctatctgttcagTCTAACATGGTGAGGAGGGTTCCCCTCTCATCTGTTCCCCTCTATCTGTTCCCTCCTCTGTCTGTTCCCCAGTCTAacatctgttcccctcctctatctgttcccctctatctgttctctatctgttcccctccctctatctgttcccctcctctatctgttcctcctcctcccctctatctgttccctcctctatctgttcctcCAGTATCTGTTCCAAACCTCTATCTGttccctcctctatctgttcccctcctctgttctctgatCAGTAGTTCCAAACCTCTGTCTATAATGTGAGTTGTTGTGTTTCCTGGTCCAGCAGGTGGACCGggagggttacctctgtctaTAATGTGAGTTGTTTTGTTTCCTGGTCCAGCAGTAGACcgtggagggttacctctgtctaTAATGTATGTTGTTGTGTTTCCTGGTCCAGCAGGAGACCGTGGAGGGTTACCTCTCTCTATAATGTGAGTTGTTTTGTTTCCTGGTCCAGCAGGAGATcgtggagggttacctctgtctaTAATGTGAGTTGTTTTGTTTCCTGGTCCCGCAGGAGACcgtggagggttacctctgtctaTAATGTGAGTTGTTTTGTTTCCTGGTCCAGCAGGAGACcgtggagggttacctctgtctaTAATGTGAGTTGTTGTGTTTCCTGGTCCAGCAGGAGACCGTGGAGGGTTACTCTGTCTATAATGTGAGTTGTTGTGTTTCCTGGTCCAGCAGGAGACcgtggagggttacctctgtctaTAATGTGAGTTGTTTTGTTTCCTGGTCCAGCAGGAGACcgtggagggttacctctgtctaTAATGTGAGTTGTTTTGTTTCCTGGTCCAGCAGGAGACcgtggagggttacctctgtctaTAATGTGAGTTGTTTTGTTTCCTGGTCCAGCAGGAGACcgtggagggttacctctgtctaTAATGTGAGTTGTTTTGTTTCCTGGTCCAGCAGGAGACcgtggagggttacctctgtctaTAATGTGAGTTGTTGTGTTTCCTGGTCCAGCAGGAGACcgtggagggttacctctgtctaTAATGTGAGTTGTTTTGTTTCCTGGTCCAGCAGGAGGACcgtggagggttacctctgtctaTAATGTGAGTTGTTTTGTTTCCTGGTCCAGCAGGAGACcgtggagggttacctctgtctaTAATGTGAGTTGTTTTGTTTCCTGGTCCAGCAGGAGACcgtggagggttacctctgtctaTAATGTGAGTTGTTTTGTTTCCTGGTCCAGCAGGAGACcgtggagggttacctctgtctaTAATGTGAGTTGTTTTGTTTCCTGGTCCAGCAGGAGACCGTGGACCGTGGGGTTACCTCTGTCTATAATGTGAGTTGTTTTGTTTCCTGGTCCAGCAGGAGACcgtggagggttacctctgtctaTAATGTGAGTTGTTTTGTTTCCTGGTCCAGCAGGAGACcgtggagggttacctctgtctaTAATGTGAGTTGTTTTGTTTCCTGGTCCAGCAGGAGACcgtggagggttacctctgtctaTAATGTGAGTTGTTGTGTTTCCTGGTCCAGCAGGAGACcgtggagggttacctctgtctaTAATGTGAGTTGTTTTGTTTCCTGGTCCAGCAGGAGACcgtggagggttacctctgtctaTAATGTGAGTTGTTTTGTTTCCTGGTCCAGCAGGAGACcgtggagggttacctctgtctaTAATGTGAGTTGTTTTGTTTCCTGGTCCAGCAGGAGACcgtggagggttacctctgtctaTAATGTGAGTTGTTTTGTTTCCTGGTCCAGCAGGAGACcgtggagggttacctctgtctaTAATGTGAGTTGTTTTGTTTCCTGGTCCAGCAGGAGACcgtggagggttacctctgtctaTAATGTGAGTTGTTTTGTTTCCTGGTCCAGCAGGAGACCGTGGAGGGTTAATGCGGTACTTCAATCAGATCGTAGGCTTCTTCCTGGTGGAGGACCACGTTCTGCACTCCACACagggactgttgaccagagcctttACTGATGAACTGTGGAACATGGCCCTGTCTAAGATCACTGCCGTGCTCCGCACACACTCggtgagtaacacacacatacacgcacacgctgtgagcacgcactcacgcactctgtgagtacacaaacacacactctgtgaGTACACCAACACActctgtgagtacacacacacacacacactctgtgagtacacaaacacacactctgtgaGTACACCAACACActctgtgagtacacacacacacacacactctgtgagtacacacacacacacacacacacacacacacactctgtgagtatacacacacacacacacactctgtgagtacacacacatgctgtgagcacacacacacacacgctgtgagCACGCACACGCActctgtgagtacacacacacactctgtgagtacacacacacacactctgtgagtacacccacacacacactctgtgtgtacacacacacacactctgtgagtacacacacacacacactctgtgagtacacacacacacacacactctgtgagtacatacacacacacactctgtgagcacacacacacacacacacacacacacacacacacacacacacacactctttgtgAGTACAGCTAACACACCCCTGAATGTGAGGGGGAGTGAGTGTCCTGGCTCGACAAGGTCTGTGGGGTCATGGAGTGCTCAGCCCTGTGTCTTTTTGCCATTGAAAGTGTCCTAGCAGGGGGCTAAAGTCTCTATCGTGAGAGAGGATCAGGGTAGCAGTCACACTAACCCTAGCAGTAGGGTTTGACCAGGCCTTTGTTGGCCCCTGGGACCCAGGCTGTGAGACCCCATGAGTCCCAGCTCTGGGATATCACCACCATCATCCCTGGCTGATGTCCAACCGCCCCTGATGCCTCTTTCTCCACACCTCTGAGCTCACAGCCCTGTTACCATAGTCACACTAGTTCAACTGCTGTTCCTGTTCCAGTCTGTCCCCATCCATCTGTCCCCATTAGGCAGTCTGTCCCCACAGGGCAGTCTGTCCCCATGAGGCCAGTCTGTCTCCATGAGGCCAGTCTGTCTCCATGAGGCCAGTCTGTCCCCATCCATCTGTCCCCATGAGGCCAGTCTGTCCCCATGAGGCCAGTCTGTCTCCATGAGGCCAGTCTGTCCCCATGAGGCCAGTCTGTCCCCATCCATCTGTCCCCATTAGGGCAGTCTGTCCCCATGAGGCCAGTCTGTCTCCATGAGGCCAGTCTGTCCCCATGAGGCCAGTCTGTCTCCATGAGTCCAGTCTGTCCCCATGAGGCCAGTCTGTCCTCCATGAGGCCAGTCTGTCTTTCCATGAGGCCAGTCTGTCCCCATGAGGCCAGTCTGTTCATGCGAGGCCAGCCTGGCCTGTCTCCATGTGAGGCCAGTCTGTCTCCATGAGTCATGAGTCTGTCCCATCCATCTGTCCCCATGAGGCCAGTCTGGTCTCCATGAGGCCAGTCTGTCCCCATGAGTCCAGGCTGTCTGTCTCCATGAGGCCAGTCTGTCTCCATGAGGCCAGTCTGTCCCCATGAGGCCAGTCTGTCCCCATCCATCTGTCCCCATGAGGCCCAGTCCCCTGTCTTCCATGAGGCCAGTCTGTCCCCATGAGGCCAGTCTGTCCCCATGAGTCCATCTGTCTCCATGAGGCCAGTCTGTCCCCATCCATCTGTCTCCATGAGGCCAGTCTGTCCCCATGAGGCCAGTCTGTCCCCATCCATCTGTCCCCATGAGGCCAGTCTGTCCCCATCCATCTGTCTCCATGAGGCCAGTCTGTCCCCATGAGGCCAGTCTGTCTCCATGAGGCCAGTCTGTCTCCATGAGGCCAGTCTGTCCCCATTGGGCTGCAATGCCCTGAGGTCTTCACTAGACCAGTGGAGCCCTGCTCAATGCTGCTCACTGGGAGGGCCTGCCAGGAACAAGGGCCTAGATACCACTTATCATTCCTGACACCAAGGCTTCTAGATAAACCCTTATCATTCCTAACACCATGGCTTCTAGATAAACCCGTATCATTCCTAACACCAAGGCTTCTAGATACCACTTGTCATTCCTAACACCAAGGCTTCTAGATACCACTTATCATTCCTAACACCAAGGCTTCTAGATACCACTTATCATTCCTGACACCAAGGCTTCTAGATACCACTTATCATTCCTGACACCAAGGCTTCTAGATAAACCCTTATCATTCCTAACACCAATGGCTTCTAGATAAGCCCTTATCATTCCTAACACCAAGGCTTCTAGATAAACCCTTACCTCACCCAAAAGGCTGGGAGGAACACTTACATTTTCCCTTTTGATTGTGACGGACTGTCTTTACccccctgtctttacccccctgtctttacccccctgtctttacccccctgtctttacccccctgtctttacccccccTGTCTTTACCACCCCTTGTCTTTACCCCCCTGTCTTTACCCCCTGTCTTTAccccctgtctttacccccctgtctttacccccctgtctttacccccctTGTCTTTACCCCCCTGTCTTTACCCCCTTGTCTTTACCCCCCTTGTCTTTACCCCCCCTTGTCTTTACCCCCTTGTCTTTACCCCCCTGTCTTTATccccctgtctttacccccctgTCTTTACCCCCTGTCTTTACCTCCCCCTGTCTTTACctcccctgtctttaccccctTGTCCTCACCCCCCTGTCTTTACCCCTCCTGTCTTTACCTccccctgtctttacccccctgTCTTTACCCCCTGTCTTTATACCCCCCTCTTCCTTTCCAGTCGTACTGCAGTGATCCTGACCTGGTGCTGCAGCTGAAGAACCTCATTGTCATATTTGCAGACACATTACAGGTGAGTCTTGTCCAGCTCTTCAGACTGGGTGATAAGTTAGTATGAATTAAACCTAGAGCTCTTATAAGGTATGAGTGAAGCAGCTGTTGTTGTctgttaatgttctgtattatgtcatgtttcatgttctgtgttccgTGTTccgtgttctgtgttctgtgttctgcgtggaccccaggaagagtagctgctgctttcacaacagctaatgggggATTCTAATCCAATACCCAAGCGGTTTGGTCATTAACCAGTGGAGCAGATTGTGATGCCTCTGGTTTGtaacctcgctccctctctctctccagggttatgGCTACCCAGTGAACAGACTGTTTGACCTGCTGTTTGAGATCAGAGACCAGTACAATGAAACGCTGCTGAAGAAATGGGCTCTGGTGTTCAGGGAGATCTTTGAACTGGACAACTACAGCCCTATCCCTGTGGAGACTGAAGAAGAGTACAAGTCTGTCGTCAGTAGATTCCCCTTCCACGACGCAGAAATTGAAAAGGTTTGTCCTTCATTCAACAccctttaaataaataaaaaacggaCTAACTTCACGACATCGAGATGCGATGGAACTGTCAACGGTCTAAATGCTCCTTATAGAGGTCCAAGGGGTTAAATAACCTTGGTTGTCAGTCAACGGTCTATATGCTCCTTATAGAGGTCCAAGGGGCTTCAGTTAAATAACCTGGGTTGTAAGTCAATGGTCTATATGCTCCTTGTAGAGGTCCAAGGGGTTAAATATCCTGGGTTGTAAGTCAACGGTCTCTATGCTCCTTATAGAGGTCCAAGGGGTTAAATATCCTGGGTTGTAAGTCAACGGTCTCTATGCTCCTTATAGAGGTCCAAGGGGTTAAATAACCTGGGTTGTAAGTCAACGGTCTATATGCTCCTTATAGAGGTCCAAGGGGCTTCAGTTAAATAACCTGGGTTGTAAGTCAACGGTCTCTATGCTCCTTATAGAGGTCCAAGGGGCTTCAGTTAAATAACCTGGGTTGTAAGTCAACGGTCTCTATGCTCCTTATAGAGGTCCAAGGGCTTCAGTTAAATAACCTGGGTTGTAAGTCAACGGTCTCTATGCTCCTTATAGAGGTCCAAGGGGTTAAATAACCTGGGTTGTAAGTCAACGGTCTATATGCTCCTTATAGAGGTCCAAGGGGTTAAATATCCTGGGTTGTAAGTCAACGGTCTATATGCTCCTTATAGAGGTCCAAGGGCTTCAGTTAAATAACCTTGGTTGTCAGTCAACGGTCTATATGCTCCTTATAGAGGTCCAAGGGGCTTCAGTTAAATAACCTGGGTTGTCAGTCAACGGTCTCTATGCTCCTTATAGAGGTCCAAGGGGTTAAATATCCTGGGTTGTAAGTCAACGGTCTCTATGCTCCTTATAGAGGTCCAAGGGGTTAAATATCCTGGGTTGTAAGTCAACGGTCTCTATGCTCCTTATAGAGGTCCAAGGGGCTTCAGTTAAATAACCTGGGTTGTAAGTCAACGGTCTCTATGCTCCTTATAGAGGTCCAAGGGGTTAAATAACCTGGGTTGTCAGTCAACGGTCTATATTCTCCTTATAGAGGTCCAAGGGGCTTCAGTTAAATAACCTGGGTTGTAAGTCAACGGTCTATATGCTCCTTATAGAGGTCCAAGGGGTTAAATAACCTGGGTTGTAAGTCAACGGTCTATATGCTCCTTATAGAGGTCCAAGGGGCTTCAGTTAAATAACCTGGGTTGTCAGTCAACGGTCTATATGCTCCTTATAGAGGTCCAAGGGGTTAAATATCCTGGGTTGTAAGTCAACGGTCTATATTCTCCTTATAGAGGTCCAAGGGGCTTCAGTTAAATAACCTGGGTTGTAAGTCAACGGTCTATATGCTCCTTATAGAGGTCCAAGGGGCTTCAGTTAAATAACCTGGGTTGTCAGTCAACGGTCTATATGCTCCTTATAGAGGTCCAAGGGGCTTCAGTTAAATAACCTGGGTTGTCAGTCAACGGTCTATATGCTCCTTATAGAGGTCCAAGGGGTTAAATAACCTGGGTTGTCAGTCAACGGTCTCTATGCTCCTTATAGAGGTCCAAGGGGTTAAATAACCTGGGTTGTCAGTCAACGGTCTCTATGCTCCTTATAGAGGTCCAAGGGGTTAAATAACCTGGGTTGTAAGTCAACGGTCTATATGCTCCTTATAGAGGTCCAAGGAGCTTCAGTTAAATAACCTGGGTTGTAAGTCAACGGTCTCTATGCTCCTTATAGAGGTCCAAGGGGTTAAATATCCTGGGTTGTAAGTCAACGGTCTATATTCTCCTTATAGAGGTCCAAGGGGCTTCAGTTAAATAACCTGGGTTGTAAGTCAACGGTCTCTATGCTCCTTATAGAGGTCCAAAGGGTTAAATATCCTGGGTTGTAAGTCAACGGTCTATATTCTCCTTATAGAGGTCCAAGGGGCTTCAGT
The window above is part of the Oncorhynchus masou masou isolate Uvic2021 unplaced genomic scaffold, UVic_Omas_1.1 unplaced_scaffold_9708, whole genome shotgun sequence genome. Proteins encoded here:
- the LOC135538470 gene encoding exocyst complex component 6-like, coding for GDRETFENYYRKQRKKQARLVLQPQSNMSNMSNMQETVDPGDRGGLMRYFNQIVGFFLVEDHVLHSTQGLLTRAFTDELWNMALSKITAVLRTHSSYCSDPDLVLQLKNLIVIFADTLQGYGYPVNRLFDLLFEIRDQYNETLLKKWALVFREIFELDNYSPIPVETEEEYKSVVSRFPFHDAEIEK